The window TCCACTTTCTCACTCCTAAAATTAAATATATTAATGGAAAAGCTGTCACAAAAACAAATCCAACAACTTTAGCTATTAATACATTCCAATTAAATAAATAATTTCCAATAATTGCAATACCTACTACTACAGAAAAAAGAGCTGCCCATAAAACTACACCAGAACTTATATCCTTTATTACTTTAACTATTGGATGATATTCTGGAACAAACAAATCTAAAATTTTTTCTATTAATGTATTAATCAATTCTGAAATAATAACAAAAAAAACTGCAAAAAAAATCCATATATAGTTATTTTTATCTATCGGTAAAAACAATGTTATTAAAAGAATTACAAAACCAACAAAAAAATGTATTCTTAAATTTCTTTCACTTGATAACGCATATATAATACCTTCAATTGCATGCTCAAAAGATTCTTTTAAATTATTCGAAGCCAATCGTCCGTTTAATTTTTCTTTCAATTCTTGGTTTGTATACCTTTTCTGTGAGGGTTGTTCCATACTTCACCGCCTCAATATTTTTTTCAACATATTTTGGATTCATATTTTCTCTAATTGACTCAATCAAACTGTCAATATCTACCAAAGAAGTTGCCTTTAAAACTACACCTAACATTATCATATTTGCAAACATCTCGTTTCCAAACTTTTCTAAGGCCATTTTTGAAACAGGCAGTGCAATCTTTCTTTTAGTCATTCTAAACATATCAGCCGGTAATTCACTAATATGAGTATTATCTATAATAATTATACCATTATTTCTTACATTTTTACACTGCGAAATCATAGAAGGGTGTAAGATCATTAAAATATCAAACAAAGTTGCTTTAGGAAAATCTATCGGTTGATTTGAAACAAGTAGATCACAATAACTTGGTCCACCCCTAACTTGTGCGGTATAATTCTGAGTCTGAACAACATACTTTCCTGACTTTACAAGTGCCTTTGCCAATATCAAACCAGAAACTAAATTCCCCTGTCCTCCAATTCCAGCAATTCTAATAGAAAATGGTCTGCTTATTTCCATTAATTACACCTCCGAATTTTTCACAATTGAAAATATTTTTTTGTAATTTTCATAAAAATCCGGTTTCTCTTCTTTTTTAAACTGACCAAT of the Thermosipho japonicus genome contains:
- a CDS encoding diacylglycerol kinase family protein — protein: MKEKLNGRLASNNLKESFEHAIEGIIYALSSERNLRIHFFVGFVILLITLFLPIDKNNYIWIFFAVFFVIISELINTLIEKILDLFVPEYHPIVKVIKDISSGVVLWAALFSVVVGIAIIGNYLFNWNVLIAKVVGFVFVTAFPLIYLILGVRKWKKKR
- a CDS encoding 2-oxoacid:acceptor oxidoreductase family protein, translated to MEISRPFSIRIAGIGGQGNLVSGLILAKALVKSGKYVVQTQNYTAQVRGGPSYCDLLVSNQPIDFPKATLFDILMILHPSMISQCKNVRNNGIIIIDNTHISELPADMFRMTKRKIALPVSKMALEKFGNEMFANMIMLGVVLKATSLVDIDSLIESIRENMNPKYVEKNIEAVKYGTTLTEKVYKPRIERKIKRTIGFE